The DNA sequence aGACACTGCTAGAATATCTGGACCAGGAGACTTTTCTatcaaacaatgatttttttttatacctaattTATTATAATTGAAAGTGTTCTCTGTaagtatggtaaaaaatcatgctctgataaaaaaaaatatgttttctttactttcagaCGAAGTTTCTGCAACCAGCCTTGGGGGCGACTGCACTTacgaaattccaaaaaaatgtatcttttcTGAAAAAGATATGAAGTCATGGGAATTGAGTGAAGCCTACGATGTAAGTTTTTTCACCCTCTACTACTCACTAAATGTCTAGACTGATCATTGAGGAAAACCAAGGgactaattggaccgcgttaaacagaaagaaaccaagccacatcagctattgccaaatttaacagggaaattaaattttttacgagagaacatctattcagattcctttgaaaattttaaggaatttgctttgtattatggagaaaatttcactgaaatctgcacaaaaatccgctcaactgttttcatgtgaaagattaaattgtccgattaaatttggcgatagctgatgtggcttggtttctttctgtttaacgcggccCAATTATCCAAACATCCAGTCAATTTGATACAAACTATTAAAAATAAAGCACCTCAGAAAAAGATGGAGAGATtcaaaagaatggaaaaataaagagagatAGGTACGAAagtgaataattttttgaattacGTCATAAAGACCAAAATCTAATATTAGTAGTTGACACAGTTTCAACTGTTAAATTCTTCTTTATTGATTTATCAATATTTGATAGTTAGTGAAGTTCTtccatgtgtcaggaatttgtaTCGCAAACACTTCTCCCCGTGTACATTTTCGCAAGAAACATAATGATGTCACTggtttctctgaaacaaacgcCCGAGCTcaagaaagctctcaaagttcaagctgtaatggaggggatatcccatgcctTGTTGAGTATCTACCCCTTTGTCTAGTCAAGCTCTTCATGCATAGATGTGCCGGAATCACACACTGAATTTGGCAGCTAAATTTGGGaatcaacagctgaaatttcgtaaattcgagttattttcatccagatttgtatcaaatctatCCAAATAGTTGAGACAAAGTGACAACTGCTTAGCTCTGTTCATCGGTGCCCTGAATTTTGTTAATGATGCCCAAAATTAAGGTATCGGACCAATGACCTCCCTATTCAGCTCCCTTCATTCAGCGTAAGTATGATTCCATCAATAGAGAGCAAGCACATCAGCAGAGTTGCTGTGGTTCAACTTTGGAGTCCTCAAAAATTGGCAGCCCTGCtaaagtatttgctccctgcctgtgcatggagagtttgactagatatagaggtggactctgaacgagacgtgggatatcccttccctGACGGCCTGAACTTTGAgcgtttttttttagcttgagcgttaatttcagagaaaaccagtgacaccattgTGTTTCCTGCAAAAATTCACACAAGAAGAAGTAGTTGAAATGCAAACTTCTAACACATGCAAAAACTCCATGCTCATACAGAgttagatattttttttgtgtcagtaTGGCATTATTAGGAAGAATTTATCTTCTCATTATGTTGTAATCTCTCAGCTGGcaagtatttaatttttgtttttacagtCAAAATGGATATCAACTTCTCTTTGCTGCTGAAAAGAACTAGATGGAAGCTTAAATGTTCACCGATTTTTATTCTGATTACAGGAGTGCAAAATTCTCATAACCtccccatttttttcaattagcGTTCACATTTTAAAAACTGTCTCCCCaagattttaataaaaataattttcgtttttaccGCTTACTTAATTCACGAGTTGTAGCAATTTTATGAAATACCCGCAACTTACGTTGTATGGCAAACTGCTCATTCCTTATCCATGCTAATGATAACAtcttttatcattttcaaattaCCTTTTCAATGCATTACCATCATTTCATGCCATTTGCTGGTGTATGGTCGGTAAGTTTTGGCACCCCTGTTTGATGGAGCAGCTCAGTTTAGGCATGTAGTAGCAAATATTAGACTGCTATTGAAGATACTCACTTCTAATTGTTTTCATCCTCATCTTTTAAAGGACTATTTTGGATTCATCAAAGCTATGAATGAAGCCTCTAAAGCCAAATCCTTGAAGATTGATTGTGAAATTTCTGAGATGACCCGAGGAATACTCAATCTTCTAAGCACTCTAGATGAATGGATTGATCAGACTCCGCCAATTGAACAACCTCAACGGTTTGGTAACAAAGCTTTTGCACTATGGTACCAGAAATGTAAAGAGGTAAATATTGGCTCCATCATCATCAATCCATTGGTTACACGCTGCATCACTATGAGACCGCAGGAATGCGAATCTCAGTTTGTagcatcgcagacttcctgtcatgctttattttcaaCATCAATAACTATGAGACGTAATTTCATGTAAACTTCGGTGATTTGTCTTCTTCATCTGAAGAATACTTTAAGAAAACTTCAAACCATAATGTTGGTttagtttccttttaaaagaTAAAAGAGGAGCGCAGACTTTGAAACCTGCAACCAAGATGCCCATTTTTGCAGTGTCACAGTCGATCAGTAAAcattcttcaaagaaaaaagtcacTCATTTATATCTTGTTAGTGGAATCTTCGATTCTTTACTTCGTAATGTGGGTGcgtttacataaaaaaaaaaaaaaaataataacggaAAAAGCAATGTGTGCACCTAGTAATGCTTGTCTAGTAGGAAGTATCTTGAAACTAACAAAAAtcgcaattaattttttacaagttatGGTCTTGAATAGAAAAGATTTTGTCTCATAAAAGTGTTATCTAGCTTCAGTTCAAACAAAAGCCCCAGGTATCTTTCTGGCTTTCCTTATCTAAGTTCTTTTTAGAGAAATTGGTGCAGGGGACTATGTATACCACCAACCACTAGCCTTACATAATTCAGAAGGGGAGAGTTTTGCTAGGTGTGCAAGGAAGGGAGGGTCAAAAAGTCCCCCAAAGTGCCTTACCAAATGCTTGAACTAGATGGCCATTATGCTCTAATTTATGTTCGaagtttgaatggagaaaattcTTATTCCTCCACAGACTTTCACTCTGTTGTACATTACCCTTTTGTCCTACATggtatactttatttttcagaatagCAGCAAATTATTGGAAGATATTCTACCCAGAGAGTTACATCCAGCAATTGTAGAATTAAAAGAATATTTAACTGAAAGCTTTGGAAACTCAACAAGAATTGATTATGGCACAGGACATGAAATGTCATTTTGTATGTTTCTATGTTGTCTCTTCAAGCTacgtatttttcaagaaaaagacAGTGTAGCCGTCGTGACCAGAGTTTTTAATAAGTAAGTTCTCCAaattcattttatcaaaaatgaaaCCGTGATTCgaaggatcattgttagaaacCCAACAGAAAAGCTTCAAGCATAAAACTCAGCAGAAAGCCAGTTTTATCAATCCCTCGAAATCTggttttttctacaaaaaaaaaaaaaaaatctgccacATCAAGTATCCTCTTTACCTAGTCTGTCCCAAAAGAATTGAGACTGTTGCTGTAACTTCTGAACTGAGGCAGCTAGAAATGTGATCTTGTTTGTATTTGAAAGAGCAACTGACTTTCTAGAGATTTTCTTTAAGTTTACTTGTACAAAATTTGCAAtgttatgaaatttaaaaaaaaaaaaaaatggtccctGCTGTTTTTAGCATGGATTTTCCCTCCTGggaaaaatgcttcaaaaactATCTTCTGAAACTTGGTGGACTTAATAAAGGCAACGCTTTTCAAACGTTGTTTAATGAGGAGCTTAATCACAGCAACAAGATTTGAATTATGGCTCTACGTGTTTAAGACTGAGACAGAGAATTGTATCTAATTTTTATGAGCGAGTTATTGTGATTTACATGATCACCGCTTTTCAGTGTTTTGGTATGGAAATTAAAAGGATGAAGAACTTTAGTAAGTACAATATTTATGATACATTATCGATGCACAGAAGTATATTTCAGTGAAAAACACTGATCACACCAAAACCTAAAGCACTTACCCCTTACTATTAGAGTGGCAGAACTCTAAAAACAAATTACAACGTTTTGCGTGGCCATTCAACTCTCATTGTCATTGTTACCCCTTAAACAGCGTAACAAAGTTATATTTTATATTACCAGTTTATTCTGTCCATAAAGTTTTGGAGATCAGTTTTTGAAGAGCTTtctctgaaaagaaaaatatgtgctATAAACAGAAggggattaatttttttttaaactggtGAAAAAGCCCTAAAGTTTCTTCTCTCCTAGGGACGTCTGCTACATCCCTGACAACTCGTCTGTCGGCTTACtgattttttgataattatgCACTGTTTATGGATTGTAATTTATCTCGCAACTTTGTTCAACAAGCATAGGGAATGAAATGCCCTCATTGAAAGCGgcagatattttcaaaagtggCGGTGTAATTAAGGTCTTGTTCTACAAACCTTAGTGTGAACAAGGTCTAATGTCTTTTTGAAATCACTACATAAAACTAATCCACCAAACACCATACATAGTTGACAATTTGCTTTTCATGAAGAAATTATCTTACGGAGACAAGAAAAAACTTATATTTTCCTGGTTTATACTCACATATTTACTTTGCTCGGATTTTCAGGTATTTGAATTTAGTTCGCAAACTTCAAAAAACATATCGCATGGAACCTGCAGGCAGTCATGGTGTCTGGAGTTTAGATGACTATCAATTTGTACCTTTCATATGGGGAAGTGCGCAGTTCATAGGTAAAATTATTTGTaatgataattaaaaattatctcaGTTTTAAGATATAGTTTCGTCCATCTGAGAAACATTGTCTGGTACCTTATAATTGTGTTCTGCAGTTTTACATTATTGCTGTTAGATTTTCTGTTCTTCCTTCATTTCCTCTGTAAGAACAACATCTACCAAAGTTGAAGGTGTGAAAGATACCAGAAAATATTACCAAATCTGGACTACCTCCTAAAATTgttcaataaattttaatacttgCTTGTAATTCATTAACCTCTGTACTATTGATCATtgaaaataatctaaaaattttctttagcttctattttttttctaaaactcaGCAAATTAGTGAAAAGAGACAGCTCGCACGGTGCAACAACAAAAGAAATATAAATGAGCTTTTGTATAGTTGTATGTATGCTTTACTTAGTTGCTCTTTTACTCTTTTTTAAACAGGAAAGCCAATCATTGAACCAAGTATGTTCCTTCAAGATGAAATAGTGAACAAATTGCATCAGGAATATATGTTCATAGGCTGTATTAAGTATATAACAGAGGTAAGAATTCAAAAGTTCAgttattatactttttttaaaaaaaatatgatctgCTTAATTTACTTCTTTGCAATGATATCATTACCCTCTggtcaaaatatcacaagctTTATTCACACTTAGATGCTATACTGCTAGACATCtcaatattattttaatttcttcttcaaaactttggcacacattttcatgaaaattcctGAGACTAATTTGATTGACAAAAGAAATactagggaaaattttcaaattattctgctcattagtttttctaaaaaaaattgaacaaatttgGTAACATAGTGCCCAAGCAccaatggcgcttgtgatgttTTGACCAGATGGTGGCAAGCAATACTCTTTTCTTCATTACTTGTTGGCATGGGAAGAAAATGTAAAACTCATTCAATCAGTAGTATGTTAGAAACCAAACTCATATGTATTTTGGTACAAAAAATGACAGTtgaattggactgtattttacaatgagggactattatttctggctcgATCATACAAGCATTTCTCTGCTCCGGAAAACTAACGGTACATAATATGTTGCCTAAAATTAGCCAAAG is a window from the Bemisia tabaci chromosome 5, PGI_BMITA_v3 genome containing:
- the LOC109040847 gene encoding serine/threonine-protein phosphatase 2A activator isoform X2 → MDQVPKHEVSATSLGGDCTYEIPKKCIFSEKDMKSWELSEAYDDYFGFIKAMNEASKAKSLKIDCEISEMTRGILNLLSTLDEWIDQTPPIEQPQRFGNKAFALWYQKCKENSSKLLEDILPRELHPAIVELKEYLTESFGNSTRIDYGTGHEMSFCMFLCCLFKLRIFQEKDSVAVVTRVFNKYLNLVRKLQKTYRMEPAGSHGVWSLDDYQFVPFIWGSAQFIGKPIIEPSMFLQDEIVNKLHQEYMFIGCIKYITEVKTGHFAEHSNQLWNISGLTTWTKVNQGLIKMYDGEVLRKFPVIQHVLFGSILRFQACEKAKFALPMQRKPSAPFSVSTLQLTREAVLSRSQSDADASNKEPGFE
- the LOC109040847 gene encoding serine/threonine-protein phosphatase 2A activator isoform X1 — translated: MDQVPKHEVSATSLGGDCTYEIPKKCIFSEKDMKSWELSEAYDDYFGFIKAMNEASKAKSLKIDCEISEMTRGILNLLSTLDEWIDQTPPIEQPQRFGNKAFALWYQKCKENSSKLLEDILPRELHPAIVELKEYLTESFGNSTRIDYGTGHEMSFCMFLCCLFKLRIFQEKDSVAVVTRVFNKYLNLVRKLQKTYRMEPAGSHGVWSLDDYQFVPFIWGSAQFIGKPIIEPSMFLQDEIVNKLHQEYMFIGCIKYITEVKTGHFAEHSNQLWNISGLTTWTKVNQGLIKMYDGEVLRKFPVIQHVLFGSILRFQACEKAKFALPMQRKPSAPFSVSTLQLTREAVLSRSQSDADASNKEPGNNPPVSVNEARISKSPDSQIN